Proteins co-encoded in one Nonlabens agnitus genomic window:
- a CDS encoding sulfite exporter TauE/SafE family protein, translating into MEIIEILGYVGALLIGVVLGLIGGGGSILTVPILVYALMLNPVVATAYSLFVVGATSLVGAIKNMMKGMVDFKTAIIFAIPAFIAVYLTRAFLIPAIPVELFEVGDFMVTKNLVIMLFFAIIMLLASISMIRNKRKELEEDVEITYNYPLIVIEGVVVGTITGIVGAGGGFLIIPALVLLAKLPMKKAVATSLFIIAIKSLIGFLGDVQNLDIDWAFLLSFSALSIVGIFLGIWLNNFIDGSKLKKGFGWFVLVMGVYIIYKELVK; encoded by the coding sequence ATGGAAATCATAGAAATTCTTGGGTACGTTGGAGCTCTTCTTATTGGAGTGGTTTTAGGATTAATTGGCGGTGGCGGTTCTATATTGACGGTTCCCATTCTAGTCTATGCCCTGATGCTTAATCCAGTGGTAGCGACAGCATATTCACTTTTTGTTGTAGGAGCCACGTCCCTTGTAGGTGCTATTAAGAATATGATGAAAGGGATGGTAGATTTTAAAACAGCTATCATCTTTGCTATACCAGCTTTTATCGCAGTATATCTTACAAGAGCATTTTTGATACCAGCTATACCAGTAGAACTTTTTGAAGTAGGCGATTTCATGGTTACCAAAAACCTGGTGATCATGTTATTTTTTGCCATCATCATGTTATTGGCTTCCATCTCGATGATACGCAACAAGCGTAAAGAACTTGAAGAAGATGTTGAAATCACCTACAATTATCCACTTATTGTGATTGAGGGTGTAGTAGTAGGGACAATAACAGGTATAGTAGGTGCTGGCGGAGGCTTTCTAATCATACCTGCACTGGTTCTACTAGCAAAATTACCTATGAAAAAAGCGGTGGCCACTTCCCTTTTCATTATTGCCATAAAATCGTTGATCGGTTTTCTGGGCGATGTTCAAAATTTGGATATTGATTGGGCTTTCCTGCTTTCGTTTTCGGCATTATCCATCGTTGGAATCTTCCTTGGCATCTGGCTCAACAACTTTATAGACGGCAGCAAATTAAAAAAAGGATTTGGTTGGTTCGTTTTAGTTATGGGAGTTTACATCATTTATAAAGAACTAGTTAAGTAA
- a CDS encoding Crp/Fnr family transcriptional regulator — translation MIQEIKTHYGSLFEPALIEEINQVATFMDVPDGQDLIRPGQYIKSMPLLLSGSIKIMRPDSDGDELLLYHLEKGDTCAMTMTCCLGNTKSEIHAVTETPVKLLMIPIGKMEEWSSKYKTWRNFVFSSYHERMMEMLESIDNIAFNNMDERLEKYLEDKISILNSKHIYTTHKDIASDLHTSRVVISRLLKRMENDNKIRLHRSFIEVM, via the coding sequence ATGATACAAGAAATTAAAACGCATTACGGGTCTTTATTTGAGCCTGCACTTATTGAAGAAATAAATCAAGTGGCAACGTTTATGGATGTACCAGATGGTCAAGATCTAATCAGACCAGGACAATACATAAAATCAATGCCTTTATTACTTTCTGGTAGTATCAAAATAATGCGGCCTGATAGTGATGGTGACGAGTTACTATTATATCATCTAGAAAAGGGAGATACCTGTGCAATGACCATGACCTGCTGTTTGGGTAATACAAAAAGCGAGATACATGCTGTTACAGAAACACCAGTAAAGCTATTGATGATACCTATTGGAAAAATGGAAGAATGGTCTAGTAAATATAAAACCTGGCGCAACTTTGTATTTTCCAGTTATCATGAGCGTATGATGGAGATGCTTGAAAGTATTGATAACATTGCGTTCAATAATATGGACGAACGACTGGAGAAATACCTTGAGGATAAAATTAGTATTTTAAATAGCAAGCATATCTACACTACCCATAAAGATATTGCCAGTGATCTTCATACAAGCCGCGTTGTAATTTCACGATTACTTAAAAGGATGGAAAATGATAATAAAATAAGGTTGCACCGCAGTTTTATTGAAGTCATGTAA
- a CDS encoding site-specific integrase, with protein sequence MEWIRRDPFVRWKPVYEKKQREFLSVNELSNMENFEFASERLDRVRDLFVFSCYTGISYVDIMNLTKDNLVLGIDGDNWIYTKRQKTKSSVKVPLLGKAEDLIAKYQGHPMIEVTRSLLPIITNEKLNVYLKEVAHYVGIKKNLTFHMARHTFATTITLSNGVPIETVSKLLGHSKIATTQIYARVLENKISDDMTALKSKLRSHSNLDNLSKAL encoded by the coding sequence ATGGAATGGATCCGACGGGATCCATTTGTAAGGTGGAAGCCTGTTTATGAAAAGAAACAACGTGAATTTTTATCGGTAAATGAGCTTTCCAATATGGAAAATTTTGAGTTTGCAAGTGAACGCCTAGACAGAGTTCGTGATTTATTTGTCTTCAGTTGCTACACTGGTATCAGCTACGTCGATATTATGAACTTGACTAAGGACAACTTGGTGCTTGGAATAGATGGCGATAATTGGATTTATACCAAACGGCAAAAAACAAAATCATCTGTAAAAGTGCCACTCTTAGGTAAAGCGGAAGACCTTATTGCCAAATACCAAGGACACCCAATGATTGAAGTAACCAGATCGTTATTACCAATAATTACTAATGAAAAGCTCAACGTTTATCTAAAAGAAGTGGCACACTATGTTGGCATTAAAAAAAACCTAACCTTTCATATGGCACGACATACATTTGCTACTACCATCACGCTCTCAAACGGTGTGCCTATTGAAACCGTTTCTAAGCTATTAGGTCATAGCAAGATCGCCACTACTCAAATTTATGCACGGGTATTAGAGAATAAGATCAGTGATGACATGACCGCACTAAAAAGTAAACTAAGAAGTCATAGTAACTTAGATAATTTATCAAAGGCATTGTAA
- a CDS encoding Arm DNA-binding domain-containing protein, with translation MKYENTFSILFWINASRAKNNEAEIYARVTINQKRVNISLKRKVLIDQWDSKKKKVKGSSAAARQLNQYIDQTYTKLFQIYQDLKFQEKLITAKLIKVHYTGENEQSKSLQNLIEYHSKKIENTLAKGTIRNFGVTENYLNKFLNTAKKTTDI, from the coding sequence ATGAAGTATGAAAACACATTCTCCATCCTATTCTGGATAAATGCTTCACGTGCAAAAAATAACGAAGCTGAAATCTATGCGCGTGTTACCATTAATCAAAAGCGGGTCAATATCAGCTTAAAACGCAAGGTCCTTATTGATCAATGGGATTCTAAAAAGAAAAAGGTCAAAGGTTCTTCAGCAGCAGCTCGTCAACTGAATCAGTACATCGACCAGACGTACACCAAACTATTCCAGATATATCAAGACTTAAAGTTTCAGGAAAAACTGATTACTGCTAAACTCATCAAGGTTCACTACACAGGCGAGAATGAGCAGTCCAAATCACTTCAAAACCTCATCGAATACCACAGTAAAAAAATTGAAAACACACTGGCTAAGGGAACGATTAGGAATTTTGGAGTAACAGAAAACTACCTCAACAAATTTCTAAACACAGCCAAGAAAACAACGGACATCTAG
- a CDS encoding adenine phosphoribosyltransferase: MTPDQLKNFIKDVPDFPKAGIVFKDIAPLLASAKARKAMTAAIVSNYKNQKIDVVVGIESRGFLFGMLLAEALEASFVMLRKSNKLPGDIEKFTYDLEYGTDTIEIQTDAIPNGSHVLLHDDVLATGGTAGAAVQLIEKIGGKVISANFIMELDFLEGRKQLGDLDIYSVLHY; encoded by the coding sequence ATGACGCCAGATCAACTCAAAAATTTCATCAAAGACGTTCCAGATTTTCCCAAAGCTGGTATCGTGTTTAAGGACATTGCTCCGTTGCTCGCTTCCGCGAAAGCGAGAAAAGCTATGACCGCTGCCATCGTATCTAATTATAAGAATCAAAAAATCGACGTCGTAGTTGGCATAGAATCTCGCGGATTTTTATTCGGCATGCTGCTGGCAGAAGCGCTTGAAGCATCCTTTGTAATGTTGCGCAAAAGTAACAAGCTGCCTGGCGACATTGAGAAGTTCACTTATGATTTGGAATACGGCACAGATACCATTGAAATTCAAACGGATGCTATCCCTAATGGTAGTCACGTATTGCTTCACGATGATGTCCTAGCCACTGGCGGTACTGCTGGAGCAGCCGTCCAACTCATAGAAAAGATAGGCGGCAAGGTAATAAGTGCCAATTTTATCATGGAACTGGATTTTCTGGAAGGAAGAAAGCAACTGGGCGACCTCGATATTTACAGTGTGTTACATTATTAA
- a CDS encoding M57 family metalloprotease, which yields MTNSIFKKTFLGLSACALLFTACEREESFDQEVDQKSELAKAKAYAEEIGYHPDDIKIDQFMLPDGSTEERIFIEDDIALEASDFYALENMNTIAKQYRTTNLVTGTNRTIDIIGYTGGGGQGLTNTQRTALQWAVDNYNRLSGVSLTFRLTFGTAYQDKDMVIYRNPGNTGAGGSAGFPSSGRPNKFVQLYAGMDAYDTNVNEHVITHEIGHSVGFRHTDYFSRASCGQNVNEGDGGVGAIRVSGTPSGYDPDSIMLSCFSSGEDGEFGSNDIIALQAMY from the coding sequence ATGACAAATTCCATTTTCAAAAAAACATTCTTAGGACTTTCTGCTTGTGCCCTATTATTTACGGCTTGTGAGAGAGAAGAAAGTTTTGATCAAGAAGTAGATCAAAAATCAGAGCTTGCCAAAGCAAAAGCCTATGCAGAAGAAATAGGTTATCACCCAGATGATATAAAAATCGATCAATTCATGTTACCTGATGGATCTACTGAAGAGCGCATCTTTATAGAAGATGACATCGCTCTTGAGGCATCAGACTTTTATGCCCTAGAAAACATGAACACCATTGCAAAGCAATACCGCACGACTAACCTTGTTACCGGTACTAATCGCACGATTGATATTATAGGTTACACTGGTGGCGGTGGACAAGGACTGACCAATACGCAACGTACAGCTCTGCAATGGGCAGTTGACAACTACAATAGGTTGAGTGGTGTAAGTTTGACTTTTAGACTAACCTTTGGTACAGCATACCAAGATAAAGACATGGTCATTTATCGTAATCCAGGAAACACTGGTGCTGGTGGATCTGCTGGTTTCCCTTCTAGTGGTAGACCTAACAAATTTGTACAGCTTTACGCTGGGATGGATGCCTATGACACTAATGTTAACGAGCACGTTATCACGCATGAGATAGGCCACTCGGTTGGTTTCCGTCATACAGACTATTTTTCTCGCGCTTCTTGTGGACAGAACGTCAACGAAGGTGACGGCGGCGTAGGTGCTATTAGAGTATCTGGAACACCTAGCGGTTATGATCCAGATTCTATCATGCTTTCCTGCTTTAGCTCTGGAGAAGATGGTGAGTTTGGAAGCAATGACATCATCGCATTACAGGCCATGTACTAA
- the thrA gene encoding bifunctional aspartate kinase/homoserine dehydrogenase I — protein MIVLKFGGTSVSSPANLKQLKNIIESKSESFIVVVSAFSGITNLLESIATNSLQQEPHVLLKEFKDIHVDHIKNYFTDKQQTEVLVEIQKKCNQLENICTSVFTLQELSNRTRALILSFGERLSSFVVHRYLNAHGLTIELLDPTKIITGNGDYLNTTVDFEKTAAQAAAMVKNANYIIGGFIASNEKGEVVTLGRGGSDYTAALLGNVLEAASVEIWSDVNGVQSADPRKVKQTIAIENLSYEEAFEMAYFGAKVLYPPSVIPLRNKKIPLLLKNTGAPDQLGTYISDHNKSDLHKIQGVSSLANIAMITVSGVGLSGRKGSARQVFQVLEDNDINIILITQSCSEQSIGLGIDQSKAAFAKTILDNRFAEEIAKQQFNEAQVSLDHCIIALVGDKMKSKVGLCGHVFSAIGENGINVTAIAQGASERNISIVIDKKDETKALNVIHERFFSKPVKNIHIFIAGVGNVGGEFLTMLDGQRKALLEDYNLNLKICGVANSRKMLFDSNDGLSTADIKSLKENGKDYGAYENFLKEIVDQNLSNSVFLDMTASAIVSDGYLPLLKKSISVVTCNKIACSSSQELFEELNHSAREYNCDFKYETSVGAALPVIKTIQDLIISGDRIHKIEAVISGSLNFIFNEYDGTKPFADVVRLAMNEGYTEPDPLIDLSGLDVMRKILILSRESGLNREIDDITYKSFLPEPCENAASNEILFEELLKHESHFKAIYDSAFAKACKLKVVASLNDGNMSVALQEVPSHSPFYNLEGKDNVIALNTSRYVDEPLVIKGAGAGAEVTASGVFADLMLIFNRKS, from the coding sequence ATGATCGTATTAAAATTTGGAGGAACCAGCGTTTCTTCACCAGCCAACCTAAAACAGCTCAAGAACATTATTGAGTCAAAATCAGAATCCTTTATCGTTGTAGTTTCTGCATTTTCTGGAATTACCAATCTATTGGAATCCATCGCTACAAATTCCTTGCAACAAGAACCTCACGTATTGCTTAAAGAGTTCAAGGATATTCACGTGGATCATATCAAGAATTATTTCACAGACAAACAACAAACGGAAGTTCTTGTAGAGATCCAGAAAAAATGCAATCAGTTGGAGAATATCTGTACATCGGTATTCACGTTGCAGGAATTATCCAATAGGACCAGAGCCTTGATCCTAAGTTTTGGGGAACGACTTTCCTCCTTTGTAGTACATCGCTATCTCAATGCTCATGGATTAACGATTGAATTATTGGATCCAACTAAAATCATTACAGGAAATGGTGATTACTTGAACACTACGGTTGACTTTGAAAAAACAGCGGCACAAGCAGCTGCCATGGTAAAAAATGCCAACTATATCATTGGCGGCTTTATTGCATCAAATGAAAAAGGTGAAGTGGTCACCTTAGGTCGCGGTGGTAGCGATTATACGGCAGCTCTTTTAGGAAATGTGCTTGAGGCTGCATCCGTAGAAATATGGAGTGATGTGAATGGTGTACAAAGTGCAGATCCTAGAAAGGTGAAGCAAACCATCGCTATTGAAAACCTGAGTTATGAAGAAGCATTTGAGATGGCCTACTTTGGCGCTAAGGTTCTTTATCCGCCATCTGTAATACCGCTGCGCAATAAGAAAATCCCTTTATTACTTAAAAATACAGGAGCACCTGATCAATTGGGAACCTACATTAGTGACCATAATAAATCAGACCTTCACAAGATTCAAGGTGTTTCTTCACTTGCCAATATCGCGATGATCACAGTTTCTGGTGTTGGATTATCAGGTCGTAAGGGTAGCGCACGTCAAGTGTTTCAGGTGTTGGAAGATAACGACATCAATATCATTTTGATCACCCAAAGCTGTTCAGAGCAAAGTATTGGTCTAGGTATTGATCAAAGCAAGGCAGCCTTTGCAAAAACGATCCTTGATAATCGCTTTGCCGAAGAGATTGCCAAACAACAATTTAACGAGGCGCAAGTTTCCTTGGATCACTGCATTATAGCCCTAGTAGGTGATAAAATGAAGTCCAAAGTAGGACTTTGTGGACACGTTTTCAGCGCCATAGGTGAGAATGGTATTAATGTGACGGCGATCGCGCAAGGCGCTAGTGAAAGAAACATATCCATCGTGATTGATAAAAAGGATGAGACTAAGGCACTCAACGTCATTCACGAGCGATTTTTCTCAAAACCGGTAAAAAACATCCATATTTTCATTGCTGGTGTTGGGAATGTAGGTGGTGAGTTCCTCACTATGCTGGACGGTCAGCGCAAGGCATTGCTGGAAGATTACAACCTCAATCTTAAGATTTGTGGTGTCGCAAACAGCCGCAAGATGCTGTTTGATAGCAATGATGGACTATCCACCGCAGACATCAAATCACTCAAGGAAAACGGAAAGGATTACGGCGCTTATGAAAATTTCCTGAAGGAAATCGTGGACCAAAACCTGTCCAACAGTGTGTTCCTAGACATGACCGCGTCCGCAATTGTGAGTGACGGCTACTTGCCATTGCTCAAGAAAAGCATCTCGGTGGTGACCTGTAACAAAATTGCCTGCAGCAGTTCGCAGGAACTGTTTGAAGAGCTCAACCACAGCGCACGCGAGTACAACTGCGATTTCAAATATGAGACATCGGTTGGAGCGGCCTTGCCGGTCATCAAAACCATACAGGATTTGATCATTAGCGGTGATCGCATCCACAAGATCGAGGCTGTCATTTCCGGTAGTCTCAACTTTATTTTCAATGAATATGATGGCACAAAACCTTTTGCAGATGTGGTGAGACTGGCGATGAATGAAGGCTATACAGAGCCAGATCCATTGATCGATTTGAGCGGTCTGGACGTGATGCGCAAGATCCTGATTTTGTCGCGTGAGTCTGGTTTGAATCGCGAGATTGACGACATCACCTACAAAAGTTTCTTGCCAGAGCCTTGCGAGAATGCGGCCAGTAACGAGATTCTTTTTGAGGAATTGTTGAAGCATGAATCGCACTTTAAGGCTATTTATGATTCCGCTTTCGCGAAAGCGTGCAAACTCAAGGTCGTTGCTTCATTAAACGATGGCAATATGTCTGTCGCCTTGCAAGAAGTTCCATCGCACAGCCCATTCTATAACCTGGAAGGAAAGGACAACGTCATCGCGTTGAACACCTCAAGATACGTGGACGAGCCGCTAGTCATCAAAGGTGCTGGTGCTGGTGCAGAAGTCACCGCAAGTGGAGTTTTTGCAGATTTGATGCTCATCTTCAATAGGAAATCATGA
- a CDS encoding homoserine kinase — MKKVTAFAPATIANFNVGFDFLGVALQGIGDEVTMSFNGTDSNTILSIENGADLPMEAAKNCCSVVVRCMQEELQDFKGVDIHIKKGFASGSGLGSSSASSAAAAFAYNDIMGEPFTKNQLVYFAAQGEKAACGSPHVDNVAPSIIGGMVMQKASDPADFISLPILPDLYAVLLYPQIMVKTSDSRSILKETMAVRTASEQIGYMGSFVSSLYLQDVALFKAAMQDVVIEPMRSMLIPKFAEMKAAVLDQGALAFGISGSGPSVFTVVQGKEMTEKIQHCHETIYNTTDLDYKVYISPINANSGAIIL; from the coding sequence ATGAAAAAGGTAACCGCTTTTGCACCTGCCACCATAGCCAATTTTAATGTGGGTTTTGACTTTCTGGGAGTTGCCCTGCAAGGAATAGGCGATGAGGTCACGATGTCATTTAACGGGACTGATTCCAATACGATCCTGTCCATAGAAAATGGCGCTGACCTACCTATGGAAGCAGCAAAGAATTGCTGCTCTGTGGTCGTGCGTTGCATGCAGGAAGAATTGCAGGATTTCAAAGGCGTTGATATTCACATCAAAAAAGGTTTTGCTTCTGGTAGCGGTTTAGGGTCGAGTAGTGCGAGCAGTGCCGCTGCAGCTTTTGCTTACAACGACATCATGGGCGAGCCTTTCACTAAAAACCAATTGGTCTATTTTGCCGCTCAAGGCGAAAAGGCAGCCTGTGGTAGTCCGCACGTTGACAATGTGGCGCCGTCCATCATAGGTGGTATGGTGATGCAAAAGGCCAGTGATCCAGCAGATTTTATTTCGTTACCTATTTTACCAGATCTGTATGCCGTGCTGCTGTATCCACAGATCATGGTGAAAACATCTGATTCCAGAAGCATTTTAAAAGAAACCATGGCGGTAAGAACCGCAAGTGAACAGATAGGTTATATGGGGTCTTTCGTGTCGAGTCTGTATTTGCAGGATGTCGCATTGTTCAAGGCCGCCATGCAAGATGTTGTGATTGAACCCATGCGCAGCATGTTGATTCCCAAGTTTGCAGAAATGAAAGCTGCCGTTCTGGATCAAGGCGCGTTAGCCTTTGGGATTTCTGGTTCTGGACCATCAGTGTTTACCGTGGTTCAAGGAAAGGAAATGACTGAAAAGATCCAACATTGTCATGAGACCATCTATAACACCACTGATTTAGATTATAAAGTTTACATAAGTCCCATCAATGCCAACAGCGGCGCTATCATTCTTTAA
- the thrC gene encoding threonine synthase, with protein sequence MKFISTTPNEERVSFKTAVLNGLTQNGALYFPEEIPQLPSSFFENIENLSDHEIAFTALQPYVQENLSDADLKWIIEDAINFPTPVKHIREATYVLELFHGPTESFKDVGARFMSRCLSKFEKSNDKEITILVATSGDTGSAVASGFYDVEGVNVKILFPKDKVSPYQERQMTSLGKNIKAIEVDGTFDDCQRMVKQAFNDHKLRKQVELTSANSINLARLLPQMIYYFLAYKQIKKELKDKSLVVSIPSGNLGNASAGILAKHMGLPIKRFIAAHNANDTFTDYLKTGEYKSKPSVLTFSNAMDVGNPSNYERLAYLYGRNLGAMSAHISAASITDEETVQEMKDTIQETGYLLDPHGAVGKLALERSLKEDELGIFVETAHPNKFQDIIVKAVPDHVLTETSLDGFHKLSMDNDYQQLRDILLS encoded by the coding sequence ATGAAATTTATTAGTACCACACCTAACGAAGAACGTGTAAGCTTTAAAACAGCCGTACTTAATGGCTTGACTCAAAATGGTGCCCTTTATTTTCCAGAGGAGATTCCGCAATTGCCATCCAGCTTTTTTGAGAACATAGAAAACCTTTCTGATCACGAGATAGCCTTTACCGCATTACAACCTTACGTACAAGAAAACCTTTCTGATGCTGATTTGAAATGGATCATTGAAGATGCCATCAATTTTCCGACGCCGGTCAAGCATATTAGAGAAGCCACTTACGTTTTGGAACTCTTCCACGGCCCGACGGAATCCTTTAAAGACGTAGGTGCTCGATTCATGTCTCGTTGCTTATCTAAATTTGAAAAGAGTAACGATAAAGAGATTACCATTTTGGTAGCGACTTCTGGAGATACAGGCAGCGCTGTGGCCAGCGGTTTCTATGATGTGGAAGGTGTGAATGTAAAAATACTCTTCCCCAAGGATAAGGTAAGTCCTTATCAAGAACGTCAAATGACCAGTTTAGGGAAAAACATCAAGGCCATTGAAGTGGACGGTACTTTTGATGATTGCCAGCGCATGGTGAAGCAGGCTTTTAATGACCACAAGTTGCGCAAGCAAGTAGAATTAACCAGCGCAAACTCCATTAATCTTGCTAGGTTGTTACCACAAATGATCTATTACTTTCTGGCTTACAAACAGATTAAAAAAGAGCTCAAGGATAAATCTTTAGTGGTTTCCATACCATCAGGAAATTTAGGGAACGCATCCGCTGGCATACTGGCTAAGCATATGGGATTGCCTATCAAACGATTCATCGCGGCGCACAATGCTAATGATACCTTTACTGATTATCTCAAAACCGGTGAATACAAATCCAAACCATCGGTGCTCACCTTTTCCAACGCTATGGATGTTGGGAATCCTAGTAATTATGAACGACTGGCTTACTTGTATGGAAGAAATCTAGGAGCAATGTCCGCACACATCTCTGCTGCCTCCATCACCGATGAGGAAACCGTACAAGAGATGAAGGACACGATTCAAGAAACAGGTTATTTACTGGACCCTCATGGTGCGGTTGGTAAGTTGGCTTTAGAGCGAAGCCTCAAGGAAGATGAATTAGGGATCTTTGTAGAAACCGCACATCCCAACAAGTTCCAAGACATTATCGTCAAAGCTGTTCCTGATCACGTCCTCACTGAAACCTCTTTGGATGGCTTTCACAAATTAAGCATGGATAATGATTACCAACAACTGAGAGATATTTTGCTAAGCTGA
- the bshB1 gene encoding bacillithiol biosynthesis deacetylase BshB1, protein MKLDILAVGSHPDDIELSCAGVLAKEASRGKKIGILDLTRGELGTRGTPEIRDQEAADAAKVLGVAVRENLAFADGFFTNDKVHQLKIVEIIRKYQPEIVICNAIRDRHPDHARGSELTSVSCFLSGLRKIETQLEGQQQEAWRPKQVYHYIQWQDMDPDIVIDISGFMETKIDSVKAYKSQFFDPESNEPSTPISSNNFFESIRYRAANLGRLIGTDHAEGFMVERYPAVDSIFDLI, encoded by the coding sequence ATGAAATTAGATATACTCGCTGTAGGATCACATCCTGATGATATTGAATTGAGCTGTGCCGGTGTGCTTGCTAAAGAAGCATCCAGAGGCAAAAAGATTGGGATTCTGGATCTAACAAGAGGTGAACTGGGAACTCGAGGCACTCCAGAAATACGGGATCAAGAAGCCGCAGATGCTGCGAAGGTTTTGGGCGTCGCTGTAAGAGAAAATCTAGCTTTTGCCGATGGTTTTTTTACCAATGACAAGGTTCACCAGTTAAAGATTGTCGAGATCATTAGAAAGTACCAACCAGAAATCGTGATATGTAATGCCATAAGAGATAGGCATCCAGACCACGCTCGTGGATCAGAATTGACCAGCGTGAGTTGTTTTTTATCTGGTTTACGCAAGATTGAAACCCAGTTGGAAGGTCAACAGCAAGAGGCATGGAGACCTAAACAGGTGTATCATTACATCCAATGGCAAGACATGGATCCAGATATTGTTATTGACATCTCTGGTTTTATGGAAACTAAAATTGATAGTGTCAAGGCCTACAAATCACAGTTCTTTGATCCTGAAAGTAATGAGCCGTCCACACCCATAAGCAGTAATAATTTCTTTGAATCCATACGATATAGAGCTGCCAATTTAGGTAGGCTTATAGGGACAGACCATGCAGAAGGTTTCATGGTGGAACGCTACCCAGCAGTGGATTCTATTTTTGATTTGATATAA
- a CDS encoding trans-sulfuration enzyme family protein, translated as MKKNKNVNYTCVHAGELKDTIYGGATAPIYTSTTYDYRGPGTNLYPRYFNTPNQVALAQKISALEQTEASLIFGSGMAAISAVFMAFLKSGDHVIMQRAIYGGTSHFAAAEFERVGITYTMLEHINEDTMKQALQDNTKMLYIETPSNPLLEITDIEKVSAFAKANSLITAIDNTFASPINQNPASLGIDLVIHSATKYLGGHSDICAGTVSGTQKHMEYLWKTAKNYGGSLSDVTVHLLERSIKTLALRVKQQSKTALKLARFLEKHPDMKKVNYPGLKSHPNHQIAKKQMYAYGGMMSFELKSHIDHNDFLEELKVIKPALSLAGVESTILSPALTSHSLMTAEERAQQGISDRLLRFSVGIEELNILVDDLEQALEKSRKR; from the coding sequence ATGAAAAAAAATAAAAACGTCAATTATACCTGCGTCCACGCGGGCGAACTCAAGGATACGATTTATGGTGGCGCTACGGCGCCCATCTATACCTCAACCACCTATGATTATCGAGGTCCAGGAACAAATCTGTATCCACGATACTTTAACACGCCTAATCAGGTGGCGCTGGCTCAAAAGATCTCCGCCTTGGAGCAGACTGAGGCTTCCCTGATTTTTGGTAGTGGTATGGCAGCGATTAGTGCGGTATTCATGGCCTTTCTCAAATCTGGCGACCATGTGATCATGCAGCGAGCGATTTACGGCGGTACTTCACATTTTGCTGCGGCAGAATTTGAGCGTGTGGGAATCACCTACACCATGCTGGAGCACATCAATGAAGACACGATGAAGCAAGCGCTCCAGGACAATACCAAGATGTTGTACATCGAGACGCCTAGCAATCCATTATTGGAGATTACAGATATTGAAAAGGTTTCCGCTTTCGCGAAAGCGAACTCCCTAATCACCGCCATCGATAACACGTTTGCCTCGCCTATCAACCAAAATCCTGCAAGTTTAGGAATTGACCTGGTGATTCACAGCGCGACCAAATATCTAGGCGGCCACAGCGACATTTGCGCAGGAACCGTTAGCGGTACGCAGAAACACATGGAGTATTTATGGAAAACCGCAAAAAATTACGGTGGTAGTTTGAGTGATGTAACCGTGCATCTACTGGAACGCAGTATTAAAACACTGGCCTTGCGGGTAAAGCAACAGTCCAAAACTGCGCTAAAACTGGCACGCTTCCTAGAGAAGCATCCAGACATGAAAAAAGTAAACTATCCTGGATTGAAGTCGCATCCCAATCATCAAATCGCCAAAAAACAGATGTACGCCTATGGCGGCATGATGTCTTTTGAATTGAAATCACACATCGACCACAACGATTTCTTGGAAGAACTAAAGGTCATCAAACCAGCCTTAAGTCTTGCTGGCGTGGAATCGACCATCCTATCTCCAGCGTTGACCTCGCACAGCCTCATGACGGCAGAAGAGCGCGCACAACAAGGAATAAGCGACCGATTGTTACGATTTTCCGTCGGTATTGAAGAACTCAACATTCTAGTGGACGACCTAGAACAGGCTCTTGAAAAAAGCCGAAAAAGATAA